A genomic region of Deltaproteobacteria bacterium contains the following coding sequences:
- a CDS encoding TetR/AcrR family transcriptional regulator, with the protein MVTRSQEAQHGRLWAADRRKQLLHVAASLLAEEGVDGVRIPDVATLAGVTRPVVYKHFSNRQDILVGILEDFGLTLQNRVQASLGTEPEKLDLQAALKAVIEATCDVLEERGAGAWNLLSSTGTDPVLDEVARRVRGEILEPWVPKIGEVTGLKGPALRSLSQMTAACARTNLSMWLEGEWSRRQAVKTLIRATTALLKEFTR; encoded by the coding sequence TTGGTAACCCGATCGCAAGAAGCGCAGCATGGTAGGCTATGGGCGGCCGACCGCCGGAAGCAATTGCTCCATGTAGCGGCCTCTTTGTTGGCCGAGGAGGGCGTCGATGGTGTCCGGATTCCCGATGTGGCGACATTAGCGGGCGTTACCCGGCCAGTAGTCTACAAACATTTCAGTAATCGACAGGATATCCTAGTTGGTATTCTTGAAGATTTCGGTCTGACTCTTCAGAACCGGGTGCAGGCATCCTTGGGTACAGAGCCCGAGAAGCTCGATCTTCAGGCGGCACTGAAAGCAGTGATCGAGGCCACCTGTGATGTGCTTGAAGAGCGCGGCGCGGGAGCTTGGAATCTCTTGAGTTCGACTGGAACTGATCCTGTTTTGGATGAGGTTGCGAGGCGTGTTCGTGGCGAAATTCTTGAGCCGTGGGTGCCCAAAATTGGTGAAGTTACAGGCCTAAAAGGACCGGCATTACGAAGCCTTAGCCAAATGACTGCAGCTTGTGCCCGAACCAACCTAAGTATGTGGCTCGAGGGTGAATGGAGCCGGCGCCAGGCGGTCAAAACCTTAATTAGAGCGACCACCGCTCTCTTGAAAGAGTTTACCCGATAA
- a CDS encoding nitronate monooxygenase — protein MHSEICEKLGIEFPIFAFSHCRDVVAAVSKAGGIGVLGALAFSPEELEMELNWLDNNTGGKPYGVDIVIPKKYVGRAEGDFKKEDLENMITDKHKQWIEDLLTKHGVPPLPETVEEAEGLLGWSASGGRAHLEVAMNHPIKLIANALGPPPEDVVSLAHDKGILVAALVGSVKHARQQKKAGVDIIVASGYEAGGHTGEITSMILWPQVAEAVHPTPVLAAGGVGNGKGMAAALALGCQGVWTGSVWLTAAENDYQPALVDKLLAATSEDTLRSRAISGKPARMLKTPYTDAWESKESPGYLPMPLQYMATADASQRIYRHAQSGEEGAASLLGTPVGQIVGTMNQIRPAKAIVSEMVTDYVEIIGNLQGALDKLAE, from the coding sequence ATGCACAGTGAAATTTGCGAAAAGCTGGGAATCGAATTCCCAATATTTGCATTCAGTCACTGCCGCGATGTTGTCGCAGCAGTCAGTAAAGCCGGTGGAATTGGGGTACTCGGGGCATTGGCCTTTAGCCCAGAAGAACTGGAAATGGAGCTCAATTGGCTCGACAACAACACGGGCGGAAAACCATACGGCGTCGATATCGTGATTCCCAAAAAATACGTTGGGCGAGCTGAAGGGGACTTCAAAAAAGAAGACCTCGAGAACATGATTACCGATAAACACAAGCAGTGGATTGAAGACCTTCTCACGAAGCATGGCGTTCCCCCGCTTCCGGAAACCGTAGAGGAAGCCGAGGGACTATTGGGTTGGTCTGCATCGGGCGGACGAGCACATTTGGAAGTGGCCATGAACCACCCCATCAAACTGATCGCCAATGCACTCGGGCCGCCACCTGAAGATGTTGTAAGCCTTGCCCATGACAAAGGCATTTTGGTCGCGGCACTCGTAGGTAGCGTCAAACACGCTCGGCAGCAAAAGAAAGCTGGCGTCGATATCATTGTAGCCTCCGGCTATGAGGCTGGTGGTCACACTGGTGAAATAACCAGTATGATTCTCTGGCCACAAGTCGCCGAAGCGGTTCACCCTACCCCTGTTTTGGCGGCGGGCGGCGTTGGTAATGGTAAAGGCATGGCTGCAGCGTTGGCACTTGGATGCCAAGGTGTCTGGACGGGATCTGTTTGGCTAACGGCTGCCGAAAATGACTATCAGCCTGCTCTGGTAGACAAACTTCTAGCTGCCACATCTGAGGATACACTGCGAAGCCGTGCTATCTCAGGTAAGCCCGCAAGAATGCTTAAGACGCCATATACCGATGCTTGGGAATCGAAAGAGTCTCCGGGATATCTGCCCATGCCTCTTCAATACATGGCAACCGCAGATGCATCTCAGCGTATTTATCGCCACGCACAAAGCGGCGAAGAAGGCGCGGCATCGTTACTGGGAACCCCAGTAGGTCAAATTGTAGGGACTATGAATCAGATTCGTCCTGCGAAAGCTATCGTCTCAGAGATGGTCACCGACTACGTTGAGATCATTGGCAACCTTCAAGGCGCTCTCGATAAATTAGCAGAATAA